A stretch of Chloracidobacterium sp. DNA encodes these proteins:
- a CDS encoding thermonuclease family protein, with protein sequence MLKCWVRKQNRWVLSALLIGGLAAVPAPELAAAQVATGISTKITTIKRALTGDTVVLQDGTIVRLIGILAPPSGPAAEQARERVRQLILGKTVEVWLENQNQGIGHRDKYGRQLSYIYLLPSRKLLNAEILRNGDAYFFSQHFIDVRTKNLLLAAEYQARQAKLGVWAQATESPELIAKREGRVYEEPAFVPPEDVEETLDSATGGGAGETGQNSPSETMMTGGLAPAPRSGATAPPLDAKTTYGNIRVESCAVLDVPTLGQVALIGVQNSTGRAGEAARLETVKLVQGKRLRFEYDPANAYRDHRDRDGRLLVYAFLPDGALLNLQIVARGIADVDIDYDYKHKMEMLTARDNARLKELGPRWRNDIPRTVSLERIRISMVRLVQEQFGRAGARIELVGDSQDILRISHDLIDQPSAEQLYRALAVSEGGNLPLLRSSGIREIQFTDAKATKIFRFPL encoded by the coding sequence CGGTGGGTGTTGTCCGCGTTGCTGATTGGAGGCTTGGCGGCGGTCCCGGCCCCTGAGTTGGCGGCGGCGCAGGTGGCGACCGGGATTTCAACCAAGATCACAACCATCAAACGGGCGCTGACTGGCGACACCGTGGTTTTGCAGGATGGGACGATTGTACGCCTGATCGGCATCCTTGCTCCACCTTCCGGGCCGGCGGCGGAGCAAGCGCGTGAACGGGTGCGTCAACTCATTCTGGGGAAGACGGTCGAAGTCTGGCTCGAAAATCAAAACCAAGGCATCGGACACCGCGACAAGTACGGACGGCAGTTGTCGTACATTTATCTCTTGCCGTCGCGCAAGCTCCTCAACGCAGAAATTCTGCGCAACGGTGACGCCTACTTCTTTAGCCAGCACTTCATAGACGTACGGACAAAAAACCTCCTGCTGGCGGCCGAGTATCAGGCCCGTCAGGCCAAGCTTGGCGTCTGGGCGCAGGCGACCGAATCGCCGGAACTGATCGCCAAACGTGAAGGACGTGTGTACGAAGAGCCGGCTTTTGTCCCCCCAGAGGATGTAGAGGAAACGCTGGACAGCGCGACTGGCGGCGGCGCAGGGGAGACCGGACAGAATTCGCCGTCAGAAACCATGATGACCGGCGGGCTTGCCCCAGCGCCGCGCTCCGGCGCAACTGCGCCGCCGCTGGACGCGAAGACCACCTACGGCAACATTCGCGTTGAAAGCTGTGCGGTGTTGGATGTCCCGACCTTGGGACAAGTCGCTTTGATCGGCGTTCAAAACAGTACGGGTAGAGCCGGCGAGGCGGCCCGATTGGAAACCGTCAAGTTGGTGCAGGGCAAGCGCCTGCGCTTTGAATACGATCCAGCGAACGCCTACCGTGACCACCGCGACCGGGACGGGCGGTTGCTGGTGTATGCCTTTCTACCGGACGGCGCGCTGCTGAACTTGCAAATTGTGGCGCGCGGCATTGCCGACGTGGATATTGACTATGACTACAAGCACAAGATGGAAATGTTGACGGCGCGCGACAATGCGCGCCTCAAGGAGCTTGGCCCGCGCTGGCGCAACGACATCCCCCGGACGGTGTCGTTGGAGCGAATTCGCATCTCTATGGTGCGGCTGGTGCAGGAACAGTTCGGACGCGCCGGCGCGCGGATTGAACTGGTCGGTGACAGCCAGGACATCCTGCGCATTTCTCATGATCTGATTGATCAGCCGAGCGCGGAGCAGTTGTATCGTGCGTTGGCGGTCAGCGAAGGCGGCAACTTGCCGTTGCTGCGCAGCAGCGGCATTCGGGAAATCCAGTTCACCGACGCCAAGGCGACCAAGATTTTTCGGTTTCCGCTGTGA